In Bacillus sp. 2205SS5-2, the genomic stretch AGTATGGACGGTTATCAAAAAAGTAGTCATGCGGTATTTGATATAAAATATCATGTTATATGGGTTACGAAATATAGATATAAAGTTCTACATGGACCAATTGCCAAAAGAACAAGAGAATTAATAAGGCAAGGCTGCGAAGCAAGAGGAATCACGATTTTGCAAGGGAGTGTGGGGAAAGATCATATCCACTTATTGCTATCTTGTCCTCCAAGCCTAGCACCAAGTAAAATNNNNNNNNNNATTTCAGCGTTAAGTTCTGAGTTCAGAAGAGTTTCATGGATTCGACTAAGAAATCATTCGAAACTATATAGCCAACCAGTTTGGTGATGGAAAAGACGATATATTCAAGATTGAGGAGTGAGTTTAGTCAAATTCAGTATGCTTCAGCTTAGGTACTTTGAGAAGACTTGAGTCTTGAATTGCGACTTTAGACGGTGACATTTATGTCTAAATCCACCTGCTTTAGCGGGTGGTCGTTTAAGATTTAGCTATTCTTGGAGTGGTTGATCTCTTTATTAACATTGTTCCGTTAAAGGGGGCAATAACTGGTGCGAAATGTTCCTGGCTCAAAAGAAATGTGGTCACACAATTTTGGTAAAGGTCAGGCAGTTTTAGTCTTCTAAAACTGAAGGGTTACATTGAGAGGTCGAATGAGG encodes the following:
- the tnpA gene encoding IS200/IS605 family transposase; protein product: MDGYQKSSHAVFDIKYHVIWVTKYRYKVLHGPIAKRTRELIRQGCEARGITILQGSVGKDHIHLLLSCPPSLAPSK